A DNA window from Leptolyngbya sp. KIOST-1 contains the following coding sequences:
- the priA gene encoding primosomal protein N' has protein sequence MGLGESDTQPQWVNVLVDYGGQPAEYTYAVPNHLAVQVGDILTVPFRHQSIGGIALSLSTTPPANLVPGQIRPVEGVVEQRFFAPAYWALLQRVAHHYQVPLIQVLKTALPPGLLARSQRRLRLRRDRTAHPLPHPLTPGVNDLLDDLQRSPTGDYTWPYLQRRGHSYRTIQQLIQLGWAESYLAPPQPPQAKQRQAVTLVCGDTLPPGLTPRQQQIVATLRRQGGDLWLSDALQLCQTTSPTLRRLAQAGCLVIESREQLRVEAGPALARDQPKPLTPLQAQALDSINRCGQGGQFLLHGVTGSGKTEVYLQAIAPRLAAGQSALVLVPEIGLTPQLTDRFRRRFGAQVLVYHSALADGERYDTWRQSLRPPQPLVIVGTRSAIFMPLPTLGLIILDEEHDSSYKQDVPPCYHARTVARWRAELEDCPLVLGSATPSLDTWVQCQGLGDEGLEPVGWALPTLYPNLTDSPVAETRPDSSNSTPIPKSSPTHIHPSTHLPTHPSTPPSLPWTYLSLPERVQAQPLPQVNVVDMRDELQEGNRSILSRSLQQALSAMKAEGNQGLLFIHRRGHSSFVSCRSCGHVMMCPHCDVSLSYHQPGATSAMTLRCHYCGFSQGHPKHCPACSSPYLKHFGSGTQRVVNALAETFPDLSCIRFDSDTTRTKGAHRALLTRFAAGEADLLVGTQMLTKGIDLPQVTLVGIIAADGLLYMNDYWASERALQMLIQVAGRAGRGAQPGQVILQTYTPDHPVVEAVTRHAYEGFIATEWAQRQLLQYPPAGQMILLRLSSTDPKAVQETAETLAHRLTRRLQDSPYQLLGPAPAPIPRVARRFRWHLLVKGPLGHPLPNLQDLKPHCPAAVSLTIDVDPLNLA, from the coding sequence GTGGGCCTTGGTGAGAGCGATACCCAGCCCCAGTGGGTCAATGTTTTGGTGGACTACGGCGGCCAGCCCGCAGAGTATACCTATGCTGTGCCCAATCACCTAGCGGTACAGGTGGGCGATATTTTGACGGTGCCATTTCGTCACCAGAGCATTGGGGGGATCGCGCTTTCCCTCTCCACCACCCCGCCCGCCAACCTGGTGCCCGGCCAAATTCGTCCGGTGGAGGGGGTGGTGGAGCAGCGGTTCTTTGCCCCGGCCTACTGGGCGCTGCTGCAGCGGGTGGCCCACCACTACCAGGTGCCGCTCATCCAGGTACTGAAGACGGCGTTGCCACCGGGGCTGCTGGCCAGGTCCCAGCGACGGCTGCGGCTGCGGCGCGATCGCACCGCCCACCCCCTGCCCCATCCCCTGACCCCAGGGGTGAACGATCTATTAGATGATCTCCAGCGATCGCCCACGGGGGACTACACCTGGCCCTACCTGCAGCGGCGCGGCCATAGTTATCGAACCATACAGCAGTTAATTCAGCTGGGCTGGGCCGAGTCGTACCTGGCTCCCCCTCAGCCGCCCCAGGCCAAACAGCGCCAGGCCGTCACGCTGGTCTGTGGCGATACCCTTCCCCCCGGCCTCACCCCTCGCCAGCAGCAGATTGTGGCCACCCTGCGCCGCCAGGGCGGTGACCTGTGGCTCAGCGACGCCCTGCAGCTCTGTCAGACCACCAGTCCCACCCTCAGGCGGTTGGCCCAGGCTGGCTGTCTGGTGATTGAATCGCGGGAGCAGCTGCGGGTCGAAGCCGGGCCAGCCCTGGCCCGCGATCAGCCCAAGCCCCTGACTCCCCTCCAGGCCCAGGCGCTCGATTCTATTAATAGGTGTGGGCAGGGCGGTCAGTTTTTGCTGCACGGGGTCACCGGGTCGGGCAAAACCGAGGTGTACCTGCAGGCGATCGCCCCACGGCTGGCCGCCGGGCAGTCGGCCCTGGTGCTGGTGCCCGAAATTGGCCTCACTCCCCAACTCACCGATCGTTTTCGCCGCCGCTTTGGGGCCCAGGTGCTGGTCTACCACAGCGCTCTGGCCGATGGCGAACGCTACGACACCTGGCGACAGAGTCTCAGGCCCCCCCAACCCCTGGTGATTGTGGGCACCCGCTCAGCGATCTTTATGCCCCTGCCAACCCTGGGGCTGATCATTCTCGACGAAGAACACGACAGCAGCTACAAGCAGGACGTACCCCCCTGCTACCACGCCCGCACCGTAGCCCGTTGGCGAGCCGAGTTAGAAGACTGCCCCCTGGTGCTGGGTTCGGCCACCCCCTCCCTCGATACCTGGGTACAGTGCCAGGGCCTAGGTGATGAGGGTTTAGAACCCGTAGGGTGGGCACTGCCCACCCTCTACCCAAACCTTACCGATTCACCCGTCGCCGAAACCCGCCCAGACTCCTCTAATAGCACCCCAATCCCTAAATCTTCCCCTACCCACATCCACCCATCCACCCATCTACCCACCCACCCATCCACTCCCCCCTCTCTCCCCTGGACCTACCTCTCCCTCCCCGAGCGGGTCCAGGCCCAGCCCCTGCCCCAGGTCAACGTTGTCGACATGCGCGACGAACTCCAGGAGGGCAACCGCAGCATTCTCAGCCGATCGCTGCAGCAAGCCCTGAGCGCCATGAAAGCCGAGGGCAACCAGGGCCTGCTGTTCATTCATCGGCGGGGGCACAGCAGTTTCGTCTCCTGCCGCAGCTGTGGCCACGTGATGATGTGCCCCCACTGTGATGTATCGCTGTCGTACCACCAGCCTGGGGCCACCAGCGCCATGACCTTGCGCTGCCACTACTGTGGCTTTAGCCAGGGCCATCCCAAACACTGCCCGGCGTGCAGCTCGCCCTACCTGAAGCACTTTGGCAGCGGCACCCAGCGGGTGGTCAATGCCCTGGCCGAAACCTTTCCCGACCTCAGCTGCATTCGGTTCGACAGCGACACGACGCGTACCAAAGGGGCTCACCGCGCCCTGCTGACTCGCTTTGCCGCAGGCGAGGCGGATTTGCTGGTGGGCACCCAAATGCTGACCAAAGGCATCGATCTGCCCCAGGTCACCCTGGTCGGCATTATCGCCGCCGACGGACTCCTATATATGAATGACTATTGGGCCAGTGAGCGCGCCCTGCAAATGCTGATTCAGGTGGCGGGCCGGGCGGGACGGGGTGCTCAGCCTGGCCAGGTGATTTTGCAGACCTACACCCCCGACCACCCGGTGGTCGAAGCGGTGACCCGGCACGCCTACGAGGGGTTTATCGCCACGGAGTGGGCGCAGCGACAGCTGTTGCAGTACCCCCCGGCGGGGCAAATGATTCTGCTGCGGCTGAGCAGCACCGACCCCAAGGCAGTGCAGGAGACGGCTGAAACCCTGGCCCACCGCCTGACCCGGCGTCTTCAGGACTCACCCTACCAACTGCTCGGCCCCGCCCCCGCTCCCATTCCCCGGGTGGCGCGCCGGTTTCGCTGGCATCTGCTGGTCAAGGGACCGCTGGGGCATCCTCTGCCCAACCTACAGGACCTGAAGCCCCACTGTCCGGCTGCGGTGAGCCTCACCATCGATGTCGATCCGCTCAATCTGGCCTAG
- a CDS encoding RNA polymerase sigma factor, RpoD/SigA family, giving the protein MNTTYNSDRDSSIAWPDDAIDGFDTDLNRMAEKVSAADSQLAPDLTAWDEDREVLAKFSQSEAMSEMGLTGYSKTLTDDAVGAFFKEMARYPLLKPSEEIELARQVRFLSKVETASEKLQKELGRKPTRQELVEKLKLSEAEFTQKLHDGRTAKRRMIRSNLRLVVSIAKRYLNRGVPFLDLIQEGALGLNRATEKFDPDKGYKFSTYAYWWIRQGITRTIANDARTIRLPIHIVEKLNKLKKAHRDLRRDLQRNPSEQELADALDVTVDQLRSLQQVRRRSLSLNHRVGKGEDTELMELLEDSSTQTPESKISENMMRQEITSVLAEVLTEREKDIITLRYGLATGETHTLEEVGGIFNLSRERVRQIQTKAMRKLRRPQVAARLKGWLNK; this is encoded by the coding sequence ATGAATACTACGTATAACTCTGACAGAGATAGCTCTATTGCCTGGCCCGACGACGCCATAGACGGGTTCGACACCGACCTGAATCGGATGGCCGAAAAAGTCTCCGCTGCGGACAGCCAACTCGCCCCTGACCTCACCGCCTGGGACGAAGATCGGGAGGTGCTGGCTAAGTTTTCTCAGTCAGAGGCCATGTCCGAGATGGGGCTGACGGGCTACAGCAAAACCCTCACCGACGATGCCGTTGGGGCCTTCTTTAAAGAGATGGCCCGCTACCCGCTACTCAAACCCAGCGAAGAAATTGAGCTGGCCCGCCAGGTACGATTCTTGTCCAAGGTGGAAACTGCCAGCGAAAAACTCCAGAAGGAGCTAGGTCGGAAACCGACTCGACAGGAACTGGTGGAGAAATTAAAGCTCAGCGAAGCAGAGTTTACCCAAAAGCTCCACGACGGCAGAACGGCTAAGCGCCGAATGATTCGCTCCAATCTGCGGCTCGTTGTGTCGATCGCCAAGCGCTATTTAAACCGTGGGGTACCTTTTCTCGATCTGATTCAGGAGGGCGCGCTGGGTTTAAACCGGGCTACCGAAAAATTTGATCCCGACAAGGGCTACAAATTTTCGACCTACGCCTACTGGTGGATTCGCCAGGGCATTACCCGCACCATCGCCAACGATGCCCGCACCATTCGCCTGCCGATCCACATTGTGGAAAAGCTGAACAAGCTGAAGAAAGCCCACCGCGATCTGCGCCGCGATTTGCAGCGCAACCCCAGCGAACAAGAGTTGGCCGATGCCCTGGATGTGACGGTTGATCAGCTCAGAAGTTTGCAGCAGGTGCGCCGCCGCTCCCTGTCCCTCAACCACCGCGTAGGCAAAGGCGAAGATACCGAGCTGATGGAGTTGCTCGAAGACAGCAGCACCCAGACGCCGGAGTCAAAAATCAGCGAGAACATGATGCGCCAGGAAATTACCAGCGTGCTGGCGGAGGTGCTGACCGAGCGCGAGAAGGACATCATTACCTTGCGCTACGGCCTCGCCACGGGCGAAACCCACACCCTGGAGGAGGTAGGCGGCATCTTCAACCTGTCGCGGGAGCGGGTGCGCCAGATTCAAACCAAGGCGATGCGCAAGCTGCGCCGTCCCCAGGTGGCGGCTCGCCTGAAGGGCTGGCTCAACAAGTAG
- the folB gene encoding dihydroneopterin aldolase, whose translation MPSVEGANCIDGFAIETMDAIHLTNIRAYGYTGALPEENVLGQWFQADIILYLDLTAATVSDRLADTHDYRTVIGGTQQIIREARFALIERLAGAIAAAALESDPRLLRVTVSVTKLTPPIPDYTGQVAVEISRDRIQ comes from the coding sequence TTGCCGTCAGTCGAGGGAGCAAACTGTATTGACGGCTTTGCGATCGAAACCATGGATGCCATTCACCTCACCAACATTCGCGCCTACGGCTACACGGGGGCACTGCCGGAAGAAAACGTGCTGGGCCAGTGGTTTCAGGCCGATATCATTTTGTATTTAGATCTGACGGCGGCGACGGTGAGCGATCGCCTGGCTGACACCCACGACTACCGCACCGTGATCGGGGGCACCCAGCAGATCATCCGGGAAGCCCGGTTTGCGCTGATTGAGCGGCTGGCGGGGGCGATCGCCGCCGCCGCCCTGGAGTCTGACCCCCGGCTACTGCGCGTGACCGTCAGCGTGACCAAGCTCACCCCCCCCATTCCGGACTACACCGGCCAGGTCGCAGTGGAGATTAGCCGCGATAGAATCCAGTAG
- the lipA gene encoding lipoyl synthase, whose product MTPSTADRRRQLRAELERMPDWLRRPIGNASELSTVQRIVKERQIHTICEEGRCPNRGECYANRTATFLLMGSVCTRACAFCQVDKGHAPTTLDPHEPDKVAESVRLLGLRYVVLTSVARDDLPDHGAGWFVQVMETIRHSNPDTAIEVLTPDFWGGPTRDAGQADRVQTVVAAKPACYNHNLETVRRLQAPVRRGAKYDRSLRVLSLVKDFDPTVPTKSGLMVGHGETEAELIEAMQDLRAAGCDRLTLGQYLRPSLDHRPVERYWTPEEFDRLGEIAHDLGFTHVRSGPLVRSSYHAGEAP is encoded by the coding sequence ATGACTCCTTCTACAGCGGATCGACGACGGCAGCTGCGGGCTGAACTAGAGCGCATGCCCGACTGGCTGCGGCGGCCCATCGGCAACGCCAGCGAACTTTCGACGGTGCAGCGCATTGTCAAGGAGCGGCAGATCCACACCATTTGCGAAGAGGGCCGCTGCCCCAACCGGGGAGAATGCTACGCCAACCGCACCGCCACCTTTTTGCTGATGGGGTCGGTGTGCACCCGCGCCTGCGCCTTTTGCCAGGTGGACAAAGGCCACGCCCCCACGACCCTCGACCCCCACGAGCCCGACAAAGTGGCCGAGTCGGTGCGGCTGCTGGGCCTGCGCTACGTGGTGCTGACCTCGGTGGCACGGGACGATCTGCCCGACCACGGGGCGGGCTGGTTTGTGCAGGTGATGGAAACCATTCGCCATAGCAATCCAGACACCGCCATTGAAGTGCTAACGCCCGACTTCTGGGGCGGGCCAACCCGCGACGCTGGTCAGGCCGATCGTGTCCAGACGGTGGTGGCGGCCAAACCCGCCTGCTACAACCACAACCTGGAAACCGTGCGGCGACTGCAGGCCCCGGTGCGGCGCGGGGCTAAGTACGATCGCTCCCTCCGCGTCCTATCGCTGGTTAAAGACTTTGACCCCACCGTTCCTACCAAGTCGGGGCTGATGGTGGGCCACGGCGAAACCGAGGCCGAGCTAATCGAGGCAATGCAGGATTTGCGGGCCGCAGGGTGCGATCGCCTCACCCTGGGCCAGTACCTGCGCCCTTCCCTCGACCACCGTCCGGTCGAACGCTACTGGACACCGGAGGAGTTTGACCGGCTGGGGGAGATTGCCCACGACCTGGGCTTTACCCACGTGCGCTCTGGCCCCCTGGTACGCAGCTCCTACCACGCCGGAGAAGCACCGTGA
- a CDS encoding lipoyl protein ligase domain-containing protein, which translates to MSTTPWRLIPPLAAPGAMQMAIDTWLLDQHQHHGHPPTLRFYTWHPAAISLGVSQRRQMPAHWQNLVWQGQPMDLVPRPTGGRGVLHQGDLTYAVVTSQGAGQWPSHLYQNRHQLYQTLCQFLIQGWESLGVPLSFGQPGRDYGRSSNCFALATSADLIDAQGHKVIGSAQRRRGAYLLQHGSIALYPDPTLWQQVFQTQAPPPSQVQIAMRHLAIDQVVAALTQAASDCFGAQFVAQPLSPPEWAAIGAIAQKNGPECQRTGPFAVLA; encoded by the coding sequence GTGAGCACGACCCCCTGGCGGCTGATTCCCCCGCTGGCCGCCCCCGGTGCCATGCAGATGGCGATCGACACCTGGCTGCTCGACCAGCACCAGCACCATGGCCACCCCCCCACCCTGCGGTTCTACACCTGGCACCCGGCGGCGATTTCCCTGGGCGTCAGCCAGCGCAGGCAGATGCCGGCCCACTGGCAAAATCTAGTCTGGCAGGGACAGCCCATGGACCTGGTGCCGCGACCGACCGGCGGCCGCGGGGTGCTGCACCAGGGCGATCTCACCTACGCGGTGGTGACATCCCAGGGGGCAGGCCAGTGGCCCAGCCATCTGTACCAAAATCGCCACCAGCTCTATCAAACGCTCTGTCAGTTTTTGATCCAGGGCTGGGAGTCGTTGGGTGTGCCCCTCAGCTTTGGCCAGCCCGGGCGAGACTATGGGCGATCGTCCAACTGCTTTGCCCTCGCCACCAGCGCCGACCTAATCGATGCCCAGGGCCACAAAGTGATCGGCAGCGCCCAGCGGCGGCGGGGGGCCTACCTGCTCCAGCACGGATCGATCGCCCTATACCCGGACCCTACCCTCTGGCAGCAGGTCTTTCAAACCCAGGCTCCACCCCCCAGCCAGGTGCAGATCGCCATGCGCCACCTCGCGATCGACCAGGTTGTGGCCGCCCTCACCCAGGCGGCCAGCGACTGCTTTGGCGCTCAGTTTGTGGCCCAGCCCTTGAGCCCGCCGGAGTGGGCCGCCATCGGCGCGATCGCGCAAAAAAATGGCCCAGAGTGCCAGCGCACCGGGCCATTTGCCGTATTGGCTTGA
- a CDS encoding DUF4278 domain-containing protein, with translation MKLTYRGISYDATPSPAPQYGQAIGTGTYRGAPVVFNALADLPAQPSANLTWRGVPYRTGTALPAPVAPIEIPAVAASLSAPAVVTETVVVTETIVTAAPMATNIPDLARNLFIRRHQRSRRREQGMMVRLAAEVGMPIEDAAHYESHIQGKMPHDFSGYDRSSTAMS, from the coding sequence ATGAAACTCACCTATCGCGGCATCAGCTACGACGCTACGCCTAGTCCTGCTCCTCAGTACGGCCAAGCCATTGGGACAGGGACCTATCGCGGTGCCCCTGTTGTCTTTAATGCTCTGGCTGACCTGCCCGCTCAACCCTCCGCGAATTTGACCTGGCGTGGGGTTCCCTATCGCACAGGCACGGCACTTCCTGCTCCGGTCGCTCCGATCGAAATTCCGGCAGTGGCCGCCAGCCTGTCCGCCCCGGCTGTGGTTACCGAGACTGTTGTTGTCACTGAAACTATTGTCACGGCTGCACCCATGGCTACTAACATTCCTGACCTGGCAAGAAACCTGTTCATTCGCCGCCACCAGCGCAGCCGTCGGCGCGAACAGGGCATGATGGTGCGCTTAGCCGCTGAAGTCGGTATGCCCATAGAGGATGCGGCCCACTACGAAAGCCATATCCAGGGCAAAATGCCCCACGATTTCTCTGGCTACGATCGCAGCTCCACCGCCATGAGCTAG
- a CDS encoding DUF4912 domain-containing protein: MGLAGLAAGAAASLASTEDQSAVEASKFNVVGHPADGDLDLSTIDDGLPPLPDGYGDSRIVLMPRDPQWAYAYWDTPHTHKEELRRQGGERLALRLYDVTGINLDYQAPHSLQQFGCDEMAREWYMQIPVSDRDYQVEIGYLAGDGRWLVLARSNTVRIPPVYPSDWTEEHFLTVTWEENLRGKTIMTLVDPQGMGAGMGLHEQLYALAHPGEALRVDGSLFGSMQHVAGSMAPPISSYVFASGAGLGAAAMVPGLTMSGVSGFTLSGFPGPMAEFPGLTMSGVYTMSGVYTMSGISGLTLSGVGFSASMPPLRPRKFWLVADAELIVYGATEPDATVTIGGTPIQLSEDGTFRFQTSFQDGTIEYPIMAVAADGEQSRNIHMTFERQTPDRRTNTKDEAQEEWPNI; the protein is encoded by the coding sequence ATGGGGTTGGCGGGACTGGCAGCGGGGGCAGCCGCTTCGCTGGCCAGCACCGAAGACCAGTCAGCGGTTGAAGCCAGCAAGTTTAATGTGGTCGGTCACCCCGCCGATGGCGATCTGGATCTTTCGACCATTGACGACGGTTTGCCTCCCCTACCCGACGGCTACGGCGACAGCCGCATCGTGCTGATGCCCCGCGACCCGCAGTGGGCCTACGCCTACTGGGATACGCCCCACACCCATAAAGAAGAGCTACGACGCCAGGGGGGAGAGCGACTGGCCCTGCGCCTCTACGATGTGACTGGAATCAACCTTGACTACCAGGCTCCCCACAGCCTGCAACAATTTGGCTGCGATGAGATGGCGCGGGAATGGTACATGCAGATTCCGGTCAGCGATCGCGACTACCAGGTGGAAATCGGCTACCTGGCGGGGGATGGCCGCTGGCTGGTGCTGGCCCGTTCCAACACCGTTCGCATTCCTCCCGTCTACCCCTCCGACTGGACCGAAGAGCACTTCCTCACCGTCACCTGGGAGGAAAACCTGCGCGGCAAAACGATCATGACCCTGGTCGATCCGCAGGGCATGGGGGCTGGTATGGGGCTGCACGAGCAGCTCTATGCCCTGGCTCACCCCGGTGAAGCCCTGCGAGTCGATGGCTCTCTGTTTGGCTCCATGCAGCACGTTGCCGGCTCCATGGCCCCGCCAATTAGCTCCTATGTCTTTGCCTCAGGGGCTGGGCTGGGGGCAGCGGCGATGGTGCCGGGGCTGACCATGTCTGGGGTGTCGGGCTTTACCCTGTCCGGATTCCCCGGACCCATGGCCGAGTTCCCCGGCCTGACTATGTCGGGTGTTTACACAATGTCGGGTGTTTACACAATGTCGGGTATTTCTGGCTTAACCCTGTCCGGCGTGGGCTTCTCGGCCTCAATGCCGCCCCTGCGACCCCGCAAGTTCTGGCTAGTTGCCGATGCTGAACTGATTGTCTACGGCGCGACCGAACCCGACGCCACCGTCACGATTGGGGGCACTCCCATCCAGCTGAGCGAAGACGGTACCTTCCGGTTCCAGACCTCCTTCCAGGACGGCACGATTGAGTACCCGATTATGGCGGTGGCTGCTGACGGCGAGCAGAGCCGCAATATTCACATGACCTTCGAGCGACAGACCCCCGATCGCCGTACCAATACCAAAGACGAAGCCCAGGAGGAGTGGCCCAATATCTAG
- a CDS encoding folate/biopterin family MFS transporter has translation MAASSPSTSGIKGFVENRILLGQPLTSELAAILLVYFVQGILGLARLAVSFFLKDDLGLTPAEVAALSGIATLPWTIKPVFGLLSDGLPIVGYRRRPYLILSGLLGAGAWLALATVVQTGWAAIAAISLSSLSVAVSDVIVDSLVVERARGESLGQAGTLQSLAWGTSAVGGILTAYLGGALLQHISTRAVFGITATFPLVVSLVAVLIAEEPVDSPSWTVVGNQVRQLWQAIRQRAIWMPALFLFLWQATPTADAAFFFFTTNDLGFQPEFLGRVRLVTSLASLLGIWVFQRFLRTVPFRTIFAWSTVLSSALGMSMLLLVTHVNRSLGIGDEWFSLGDSLVLTVMGEIAFMPVLVLSARLCPPGVEATLFALLMSVVNLAGLLSHELGALLTHWLNVTETNFDNLWELVLITNLTTLLPLPLLFLLPSSSSQSVGDSHAEDLPPAETAVVATTLFAPSSTEHPVPVGDPD, from the coding sequence ATGGCGGCTTCTTCCCCTTCAACCAGCGGCATTAAAGGCTTTGTGGAGAATCGCATTCTCCTGGGCCAGCCGCTGACCTCAGAGCTGGCAGCCATTTTGCTGGTGTACTTTGTGCAGGGCATTTTGGGGCTGGCCCGGCTGGCGGTGAGCTTTTTCCTCAAAGACGACCTGGGGCTAACCCCGGCCGAGGTCGCCGCCCTCAGCGGAATTGCCACCCTACCCTGGACGATCAAGCCGGTGTTTGGCCTGCTGTCGGATGGGTTGCCCATTGTTGGCTATCGGCGGCGACCCTACCTGATTCTGTCGGGGCTACTGGGGGCCGGGGCCTGGCTGGCGCTGGCTACGGTGGTGCAGACGGGCTGGGCCGCGATCGCAGCTATTTCCCTCAGTTCCCTCTCCGTCGCCGTCAGCGACGTGATTGTCGACTCTTTGGTGGTGGAGCGGGCCCGGGGCGAATCCCTGGGGCAGGCGGGTACACTGCAGTCTTTGGCCTGGGGCACCTCAGCCGTAGGCGGCATTCTGACCGCCTACCTGGGGGGAGCCCTACTCCAGCACATCAGTACCCGAGCGGTGTTTGGCATTACCGCCACTTTTCCGCTGGTTGTGTCCCTGGTTGCCGTGCTGATCGCCGAGGAGCCGGTTGATTCGCCCAGCTGGACCGTGGTGGGCAACCAGGTCAGGCAGCTCTGGCAGGCCATTCGCCAGCGGGCAATCTGGATGCCCGCGCTGTTTCTCTTCCTCTGGCAGGCCACCCCCACCGCCGACGCCGCCTTCTTTTTCTTTACCACCAATGACCTGGGCTTTCAGCCCGAGTTTTTGGGTCGGGTGCGGTTGGTGACCAGTCTGGCCTCGCTGCTGGGCATCTGGGTGTTTCAGCGATTCTTGCGCACGGTGCCCTTTCGCACTATCTTCGCCTGGTCAACGGTGCTCTCCAGCGCCCTCGGCATGAGCATGCTGCTGCTGGTCACCCACGTCAACCGCAGCCTGGGCATTGGCGACGAGTGGTTTAGCCTGGGCGACAGCCTGGTGCTAACGGTCATGGGCGAAATCGCCTTTATGCCGGTGCTGGTGCTCTCGGCCCGGCTGTGCCCCCCGGGGGTGGAGGCCACCCTGTTTGCGCTGCTGATGTCGGTGGTGAATCTGGCTGGGCTGCTCTCCCACGAGCTGGGGGCACTACTCACCCACTGGCTCAACGTCACCGAAACCAACTTCGACAATCTCTGGGAGCTGGTGCTGATTACCAACCTCACCACCCTGCTGCCCCTGCCGCTGCTGTTTTTGCTGCCCTCCTCCTCCTCCCAGAGCGTCGGCGACAGCCATGCCGAAGACCTCCCCCCCGCCGAAACAGCGGTGGTGGCGACCACGCTCTTTGCCCCATCTTCCACCGAGCACCCCGTTCCGGTGGGTGACCCCGACTAA